TCTGGAAGGTCACGTAGTGTGGGAGTTTGAGGTGTTCGATGAAGCCGAAGGCGTCGAGGCCGTCGATCGTATCGAGGACGAACTCGGCGTCTTCGGCGGGCGCGTCGCCGTCGAGCTGGATGGCGGCATCGAGCATCGCCATCCCGATCGCCTTGCGCTCGGTCCGGCCGAACACGAGGCCGTAGCCGAAGGCGAACTGCGGGTCGTCGCGCTTCTCGTAAACCGGGACGACGCCGCCCGCCTCGGTGACCTGGGTCGTCGTCACCGTCGCCTCCTCGCCGGTGTAGGGGTGTTCGATCACGACCGGAAGCGCACCAGTACGGACCTCCGAGAGCGTCGGGTGGACCTGGCCGTAACCCCGGAGCACGCTATACGAGAGGCCCGTCACCGACCCCGTCTCGCCGCGGGCGAGTTCCTGCAGGACCGCCGAGCGCGGTGCGGGATGTGTCACGGGCGTGCGCGTCGTGTCGTGGGGCTCGTCCTCGGGCGGCTCGTCGGGCGGGTCGGCCACGAGTCCCTCCTCGCGGAGGACGTCCAGCACGTTGCGTAGCGACTCGGGTTCCTCGATATCGAGATCCCACTCCGCTGTGGGGTCCTCGGGGTCGCTCTCACCATCGAGGTCGAAGTCGAGCAGGCGCTGGGTGTAGTCGTTGGTCGCGCCGAGCAACTGCCCGCCGGGGACGTCCTTGTAGGCGGGCGAGACACGGCGGCGAGCGAACATATCGGCGGTGTCGACCGGGACGCTGTAGTCCCACAGTTCCAGGGTCGAGCGATAGGCTCGCAGGAGGAAGGCGGCCTCCATCGTGTCGCCCTGGGCCTGTTTGACCGCGAGCGCCGCGAGTCGTGGCGCGTAGAGGCCGGCTTCGCTCATGGCCTGGCCTGTGAGCCGGCCGAACTGGTCGTCGATCGCCTCGACGTCGATCGACTCGCTCTCGCCTTCGATCCGCCCTCTCTCGAACAGCTCCTCGGCCTTTCGGATCGTCTCCTCGCCGGCTTCGACTGCGACGTACCCCATTCAGACCACCTCCAGGTCGATCGAGCGGGGCAGTGCGGCCAGTCGATCCTCGGTCGTGAGGACGACGTCGACGCCGCGGGGGAACGTCGACTGTGCCTGGGCGATCGCCTCGAACTCACTCGCCGGGAGGGCGGCGGTCAGCGTCCGTCGGTCGGGAACGCCCGGCCCCTCGATTGCGACAGTCGTGCCGTCGTAGGCGTCGTCGAGTGTGACGTCGCCGGCGGCGAGCGTGGGGATACGGTAGACGACCGTCGCGCCCTGGCTCGGTTCTTTGAGTGAGCCACGCGGTGCCTCTGCGACGCCGCCGTCGGTCGACCCGTGGCTGTGGACGATCGTCGCCTCATCGAGGTCGGCGGCGTCGAGTCGGCCCTGGCTGGCCAGCGCTTCGCACAGCGCGTCGTCGGGTGAGTACAGCCGCGTCTCACCGTCGACCAGCGTCGCGAGGACGGCCCGATCGACCGGTGTCGTGATATCGTCGAGTGGCTGGATCGTGCCCGGGCGGCTGTAGGCGTCGACCAGGCGGCGATAGCAGTTCCGGGTGTCGTGAACGGGGTCCATGCCGAGGGCGTTCACGTGTCTTCCTCCATCGCGTCGAATTCGACGGCCGTCTCGCGGGTGTGGGCCCACTGCTCTCGGCGCTCGGCCGCCTGCTCGTCGGCGGCCTCCCGAAGCTGGGATTCGATCTCGGACCGACACTCGTGGTCGGCGGCGACCGCGGCGTCGACGATGGCACCCGAGAGCGCACGGCGTTCGTCCTTGCCGGGGACCATCGCGAAGCCCTTCGCGCCGTCGACCAGCACCTCGGCGACGGTGACGACGACCTCGCCGAGGTTGAACGGCTGGCCCTCGACGGGCTCGACGGCTCGTTGCATCACGAGCTGTGCGGTCGGCTCCTGGCGGATCGACAGTTCACAGCCAGCCGAGAGGACGCTATCGGCGAGCGTGCCGAGGCGATCCCCGTCGCTGACGGCGATCAGTTCGAACCGGTCTGTTCGATCTTCGACTGTGTGCATCGTTTTCGGACGAACCCTTCCGCGAATCCCGCAAAAGGATTCGCTGTATACTCTCCAGTCCGTCCAGTGAGTAGGGGATCGAACACCCGACTAGAAAGGCGAGTACGGACCGGTCTGGACGCAGAGCACTGATCAGAGACGGACGTGCAGCCATCGAGACAGAGAACGGAGAATCCGAACTAGTCTCGACCGCTCGGGGGGAAAACCCGGCCCCACATATTCGGCCGTACTGTACCCAGACAACGCTTAGGGGAGGTTGTCTGTTCTCCCCGAGTGCATGGATTCGAACTCGCGATCGGACCGGAGTGGGATCGACGGGACAACGACGCGCCGACGCTTCCTGCTCGGTGGGGGTGCGACGGCCGTAACCGCAGGACTGGCCGGCTGTGGCTCCGTCCTCGGTGGCGGCAGCAGTTCCAAAGAACAGATCACGATGTTGTTGACACCGGGGACACCGGGTGACCTCCGGCCCCGGTACAAGCCGGTCGTCGACATGCTCAACGACAAGGTCGACGGTGTCGACATCGAAATGAAGGTTCCGCAGAACTACTCGGCGATCAAGCCCGCACTCGAGAGCGAACAGGCCGAGATCGGGATGGACGACGTGACGCTCATCTCCAATCCCGACCTCATGGACGTCTACGGCACGAACGTCACTGACGGGTCGGCGTTCTACTTCTCGGTAATGCTCGTCCCGCCGGAGTCTGACATTCAGGGCCGTACGGACGTCGAGGGCAAGACCTGGGCGTTCGCCGACCGCCTGAGCACCAGCGGCTCGATCTTCGCACTGTACACGCTCCAGCAGGCCGGCCTCGACATCGGCGAGGCTCCGACTGGTCCACCTGGCGATTTCGAGGGGAGCTGGACCGACCACAACCAGGCGATCCAGCGCGTCGCCAACGACGAGGCCGACGGCGCGACGACCTGGGGTGGCAACGGTATCCCGCATATCGGGGCCGAGTACGAGTCGGACTTCCCGCAGCGAGTCAAGGACAAGAGCTCCTTCCTCGGGAACATCGGCACGGAGACGCCGACACTTCGCCCCATCTGGTGGTCGTTCCCGATTCCGAAACAGCCGTGGTACGCCCGCAAGAGCTGGGACTCCGAGAAGAAACAGGAGATCGGCGAGGTACTGCGAAACTCCAGCGAGGAGAAACTCTCGGAGTACTACCCCGACGATTACAACACGGACAGTCCCGCGTTCACCACGCTGCGTGACACCTCGATGGAGACCTATCAACCAGTGATCGAGCGGATGAACGCCGTCGGCATCGACCCCGCGGCCTGATCGGGTGAGGACCTACGATTTTCCACCATGAGTACACTCAAAGTAGAAAATTTGACGAAAGAATACGGCGACGTCATCGCCCTGGACGAGGTATCCTTCGAGATCGAAGACGAGTTCGCGGTGCTGCTCGGCGAGTCCGGTGCGGGCAAGTCGACGCTGTTACGCTGTGCCAACGGCCTGACCGACCCCACCGAAGGCGCGATCTATCTCGACGACGAGGAGATCACCGGCTCACAATCGGACGTGGGAATGATCTTCCAGCAACACAACCTCGTCGACGGCGTCTCGGCGTACCTGAACGCACTGACCGGTTCGCTCGACCACGTCTCGCTGGTCCGAAGTCTCTTCCAGTGGCAGCCCCGCGAGGACAAGCTCCGCGCACTGGAGGCGCTGGAAACCGTGGGCCTGCTGGACGAAGCTCACCAGCGGGTCAGCCAGATGTCCGGCGGCCAGCAACAGCGCGTCGGCATCGCCCGGGCACTGGTACAGGACCCCCGACTGCTGCTGGCTGACGAACCCGTCGCGAGCCTCGACCCCGCAAGCGCCGAGACCGTGATGGGCTACCTCCGGAAGGCCGCGATGGAGCACAACGTCACCGCGCTGGTGAGCCTCCATCAGGTCAACATCGCCGCACACTTCGGCGACCGATTCATCGGCCTCCGGGACGGCGAGAAACTGTTCGACGTCGGCCGTGACGAACTGACACCCGAGTTGATCGACGAACTGTACGGCAGCGTCGAGACAGTCGGGCTGGCCGAGACAGACGATGGGGGCGCTCCCGAGGAAGCCGACGCTGTCGAAGAACTGCTCGAAGAAAGCCGGAGGGTCGAAGCGTGAGCACCGATTCCACCGGTGGCTGGCGACCCACCGAGTACTTCGGGTTCGCCGAGATTGGCGACAGCCCCGCCGAGCAGAAGCTTCAGGACATGAAGCGGCGCAAGACCAAGCGCCGTCTCTGGACGCTGGCGGGTGTGATCGGTGGCGGGATTCTCTTTTACTTCAGCCTGCTTCTCATCGAGTTCGACCTGCTGATGCTCTACGAACAGCTCCCGTTCTTCATCGACGCCCTCTACGGACAGAACGACTACTTCCCGCCGGCGGAACTGTTCGGACTGCCGTTCATCGACTTCGGGCAGTACTGGTCGTTCATGATGGAGGAGAACCTGATCCTGCTGGTGGAGTCCTCGCCGATCGTCTTCGAGTTCGTCTCCGACTGGGTCCCCTATCCCGTCTGGACCGGTGACCCGCTCGTCATCGAATGGGGCGCGATGTTCGTCACGCTGGGCGTCGCGTTCGCCGGCTCGGTCCTGGGCCTGCCCGCCGCGCTGTTCTTCGGCGTGATGGCCAGCGAACGTGTCGTCCCCTACCCCTTTAACTTCGTCTTCCGGGCGACGATGAGCCTCATCCGCGCGATCCCGGGGCTGGTGTGG
The Halapricum salinum genome window above contains:
- the phnH gene encoding phosphonate C-P lyase system protein PhnH, whose amino-acid sequence is MNALGMDPVHDTRNCYRRLVDAYSRPGTIQPLDDITTPVDRAVLATLVDGETRLYSPDDALCEALASQGRLDAADLDEATIVHSHGSTDGGVAEAPRGSLKEPSQGATVVYRIPTLAAGDVTLDDAYDGTTVAIEGPGVPDRRTLTAALPASEFEAIAQAQSTFPRGVDVVLTTEDRLAALPRSIDLEVV
- a CDS encoding carbon-phosphorus lyase complex subunit PhnI — protein: MGYVAVEAGEETIRKAEELFERGRIEGESESIDVEAIDDQFGRLTGQAMSEAGLYAPRLAALAVKQAQGDTMEAAFLLRAYRSTLELWDYSVPVDTADMFARRRVSPAYKDVPGGQLLGATNDYTQRLLDFDLDGESDPEDPTAEWDLDIEEPESLRNVLDVLREEGLVADPPDEPPEDEPHDTTRTPVTHPAPRSAVLQELARGETGSVTGLSYSVLRGYGQVHPTLSEVRTGALPVVIEHPYTGEEATVTTTQVTEAGGVVPVYEKRDDPQFAFGYGLVFGRTERKAIGMAMLDAAIQLDGDAPAEDAEFVLDTIDGLDAFGFIEHLKLPHYVTFQSILDRIRSIRERKQRGSPVTDDAAPAGEVSGDD
- a CDS encoding PhnD/SsuA/transferrin family substrate-binding protein, with translation MDSNSRSDRSGIDGTTTRRRFLLGGGATAVTAGLAGCGSVLGGGSSSKEQITMLLTPGTPGDLRPRYKPVVDMLNDKVDGVDIEMKVPQNYSAIKPALESEQAEIGMDDVTLISNPDLMDVYGTNVTDGSAFYFSVMLVPPESDIQGRTDVEGKTWAFADRLSTSGSIFALYTLQQAGLDIGEAPTGPPGDFEGSWTDHNQAIQRVANDEADGATTWGGNGIPHIGAEYESDFPQRVKDKSSFLGNIGTETPTLRPIWWSFPIPKQPWYARKSWDSEKKQEIGEVLRNSSEEKLSEYYPDDYNTDSPAFTTLRDTSMETYQPVIERMNAVGIDPAA
- a CDS encoding phosphonate ABC transporter ATP-binding protein, with translation MSTLKVENLTKEYGDVIALDEVSFEIEDEFAVLLGESGAGKSTLLRCANGLTDPTEGAIYLDDEEITGSQSDVGMIFQQHNLVDGVSAYLNALTGSLDHVSLVRSLFQWQPREDKLRALEALETVGLLDEAHQRVSQMSGGQQQRVGIARALVQDPRLLLADEPVASLDPASAETVMGYLRKAAMEHNVTALVSLHQVNIAAHFGDRFIGLRDGEKLFDVGRDELTPELIDELYGSVETVGLAETDDGGAPEEADAVEELLEESRRVEA
- the phnG gene encoding phosphonate C-P lyase system protein PhnG translates to MHTVEDRTDRFELIAVSDGDRLGTLADSVLSAGCELSIRQEPTAQLVMQRAVEPVEGQPFNLGEVVVTVAEVLVDGAKGFAMVPGKDERRALSGAIVDAAVAADHECRSEIESQLREAADEQAAERREQWAHTRETAVEFDAMEEDT
- a CDS encoding PhnE/PtxC family ABC transporter permease; translation: MSTDSTGGWRPTEYFGFAEIGDSPAEQKLQDMKRRKTKRRLWTLAGVIGGGILFYFSLLLIEFDLLMLYEQLPFFIDALYGQNDYFPPAELFGLPFIDFGQYWSFMMEENLILLVESSPIVFEFVSDWVPYPVWTGDPLVIEWGAMFVTLGVAFAGSVLGLPAALFFGVMASERVVPYPFNFVFRATMSLIRAIPGLVWFLILIPLGGVGAFTAALAIMIDTTGYAGRLFTDELEEIADGPIEGIRSTGASRSQVVSFGMLSQVFRQFIAWIAFDLEHNVRAAIGLGLIGGGGLGLELYIQRQTFHYTEMMACIILIFLLAGSVELVSQRVRSYLREDDDTEKTGFLEAIANVPRKIVGSTMGRR